In the genome of Astatotilapia calliptera chromosome 18, fAstCal1.2, whole genome shotgun sequence, the window CTCACTcctcattgttattattatcattatcattatttttgatTACTATTGAAGGTTTGCCTTTTCACTGGGTCTTACATCATGCTTTTGGGTCTTCTCTACACCATACAACCTGACTGAAGCCAATTTTCTCTTTATACATAGGAAAAACCCTGGGGGCATTTGTTGTTGCATATGGGCTTCACCTGTTTATCACATCTAAAGGACTGGAACCACAATCCAGCTATGACTTTCAGCCTACATTGGTGCTTGTGTACCCCGAAGGTTAACAAGAAAAGGTCTGCTATAGCTCACCTGTTTGACTGGGTGACCCACGTGCTAAAAGCCTGCAGGGGCCTGGGTTTAAGTCTGCCCTGCACCACTCCCCCTTGCTCTCAACCCTACTTTCCTGTTTGAGCTttactaacattaaaaaaaattaaaggataaGAAGAAAAGATCTAACAGGTTCTCTCAGATCAAGGAGAGCTCAGAAGATGTCTTGGTCTGCTCAGACTTGACCTAAGTGATACAAACTAATGGATGAGACCAACCAGTGGAGATTTTAACTCCTCCCCCAAAAGTGGGACCCTGTGAGTTTTTGTCCATGGCATCACTGTACTCCCCTTTTCCCCCTCTTCTCTTTCCACTCTTTACTCACTGACTGGTCACAGCATCTTCCTAAGAATGGTTATCCTTGGAATCTCATCCCGTTTAAAAGCGAGTTCTTACTCCCccctgtcaccaagtgcttgctgatAGGGGATCATCTGATCACTCTAATTGGCTCTAAAGCCATTTTACACAACCGTTGCTATGaactggtgctatataaataaagttggactGAATAACATGTGCTCATTGTTGCATAATTACAGAGTCAAAGAGCCTTGGGCAGTAAACCAGTTGTTGTGGtcatgaaaaatgttttgtgctGAGAAAATGCTTTAGGTTTTAAAAGTAAAGAGAGCGTGCTTTCAAAAAAGGCTAACGAATACTTTTCACTTCAAAGTGCAGTAAATGGGATGACTGCCTTTAATACAACACACAGGTTGCACACAGTTGGCCTTTACTGAGATCAAGATTATTTAATACAAATACTCACAGACTCTGAAAGAATAGTGTATTCAATaggcttaaaaaagaaaagaaactttcacttttatttaagcagatttgtttgaaatgtttttcagattaaaaataagtaaataattgTGAACTAAACTGGGACAGTCTGGAATTGGAAGTGAATTTGGACTTCTGTGGAGATGTAAAGGAAAAGTAAAGGGAAAAGGCTGTGCAGAAAACCAAAGCAGCAGACATCACAGtcactgttttatttcagttatattgttttaaaaatgggaTGAACTGGTGCCACAGTTCTTTGAATTAAGGGCATCTTGTTGTCTATTGTCTCTTCATATAATCCTAGACTAACTTGATAATGTTAAAGTTTGGTATCTTACTGACTCTTTGGTCTTCTAATGCCTTCTGCTGATGCACTGAACTCAGCCAGGAGAAAATAAGATATAAATAAGAATATAAACGTTTACAACTCAATGCACGGTATaccaaaaatgaatgaatgtttcCTAGAAAGTGTAActcgttttttttctgtgactgcTAATTAATCACTGATTAAAACTAAGTCCCAGCGTCACAGAAACATTCGAGCCTACACTGTACTGTTGTAATAGACACCAGGATACATTTTTACATATAGTGTAGTCAAGTGAATTTACTGTATGTTTGGAATGAATTTGTAGTAACGCTGTATGTTAAGCGGCAGTGTGCAggctaattttttaaaaacagcatcacTTTAGTCTTTATTCATCTGAACTAGCTTATCAAAAGACTTTCTTTAATACTTGTGCAGGTTCGTAAACTGCACCGCTTTGTGACAGCCAGATGGCGTCCTTTCACCACCAAGATTTGCACCCTTTGGTTTGTGTTGAGACACTGAAAGGACTTCTCTGTTCTCTCACTGATGCTCCCAGTATTTTGCAGTCTGTAAAACCAGAATCAAAGTGCAAGTAAAGAAGCATACAACAGCTTTCACAGCCAAATAAATTTTATTAATTACTTTTCCAaaattaattcattcatttgagCGAGTGTTTGCTTCAAATAAACAGAGTCTATTcataaagaaaaagagataaACTGTGTTGTagctatttaatatttaatatatagtGTATGGATTGTAGATGTGGTTGGCCTTTTACTGACCgtatgctgttttatctgtctCAAGATCAAGTAGATCTTCAAGCTGTTTGCTCTGGTAGACGTCGCACCTGTGCTTTGCTCAACAGTCCTTCACCATGGGTCAACAGCATTATCTACCATATCCAAGAGATTAAGATGACAGTGGAAAACAGGTGTCAGCAGGTAAAATAATGGCATTGAGTGGTCCAACAGGTGGGAGATTGTAACACAAATATCCTGATAGGTgttaaaagaaactgaaagacGCATTTTCCCTTTTAATTTGTGGCAGTCTGGAAGATATCAATCACAAGCTAAATACAGCAAAACTTTAAGGTGaagtatttcattatttttttaatatgaaatgaaatatgaaatgaaatgaagtatGAAATGTGACATGAGGTTAACTTGTTTTGTCAGATTTCAATCCAGAGACTCAGATTCTGACTCTGTGATGTCTACAGATTTGTATGTTGAAGGCTTTGCAATTTGTGCAAGAGGTAAACGTGTAGATTAGATAGCTTTGGGAATCTGACTTTACAAATTTATTGTTGCATTGTTTGTGTAGTTGAAATATAAGTTTCCTATCCCATAGAAAGTTGTCCATTATCTCCACTactgaagaaaataaatgatgtcCTCAGCGAGGTTGTGTATCTGATTGAGCGGCTGGAGGCTGATCGGCAGCATGCAGAGGAAGCCCtgcttaaagagaaaaaaaggaagaggtTTTTGGAGAGCAAAGTGGACAGTATTTCACTGTGGAGGCAAAAAGAGCATGCTTATGTTGTGCAGAAAGGTCAGTGACCATGAGGTGTCACATCCTCATCGAACTGCTTGCTGCTTCTTGTGATGTagccgattttttttttcttcttaaactcACTGAGTAagctttttaattaatttttgacTATTACACTTTTAGAACATGAGGCTTGCATTAGAGATATCACTGAATTAAAGTGGCAGCTGAAAGTGGAAAGAGAGGAACTTGACCAAGCCCGAGAGAAACTGTCACACACCGAGGGGTTGAATCAGCGCCTACACAAGGACATCAGTTTTGCCAAAAAACAAGTTCCAATTGTGAAGGAAAAAATCGACCTCCAGAAAGACCTCGTAAATGAGATTGACGCTAAACAAGCGGAGGTAGGCTGTAATAggatttatttgtaatttcaaacaaacatctgcacattttCAATATGCAATATTGGTAGAAGATTAAGATTCGTGGAGTTATTTCCCAAGAATTCTACAAACGTGTTGTTAACACAGCACAAATATGTGAAAGTACAAAATCCAAGCAAGATTAATGTGCTTTTATGTTACACTtcagaatgaaaaataacaactgAGTTGCATTTTGGGTGATTTTATTGATCGTGTTTAGTCACTGGAACTTGGGTTTGCAACTGTAGTTTACAGGTGTGGAAGGGTAaagtttttttcattcattttgactACTACAGTATAAGAGCACTTGTCATATTCTGGGTGTTCATGTAAAATCTAAAAAGTTGCACCATGATTCTAGTTTTTGTAGCTCACTTTCAGTAGCCTGTGAGTTCTTCTGTATTTCTATTTGTGATTCACAAATAGGGAAACGCTCTGGGTTGCATGCTTGTTGATGTATTTATCCACTTTCtatataaaatgaaattttaatttgttaGTGATATTCATGATCCTCAAAGAGTGAATTGTGttcatttacagtggggcaaaaaagtatttagtcagccaccgattgtgcaagttcccccacttaaaatgatgacagaggtcagtaatttgcaccagaggtacacttcaactgtgagagacagaatgtgaaaaaaaaaatccatgaatccacatggtaggatttgtaaagaatttattcgtaaatcagggtggaaaataagtatttggtcaataacaaaaatacaactcaatactttgtaacataacctttgttggcaataacagaggtcaaacgtttactataggtctttaccaggtttgcacacacagtagctggtattttggcccattcctccatgcagatcttctcgagagcagtgatgttttggggctgtcgctgagcaacacggactttcaactcccgccacagattttctatggggttgaggtctggagactggctaggccactccaggactttcaaatgcttcttacggagccactcctttgttgcccgggcggtgtgttttggatcattgtcatgttggaagacccagcctcgtttcatcttcaaagttctcactgatggaaggaggttttggctcaaaatctcacgatacatggccccattcattctgtccttaacacggatcagtcgtcctgtccccttggcagaaaaacagccccatagcatgatgtttccacccccatgcttcacagtaggtatggtgttcttgggatgcaactcagtattcttcttcctccaaacacgacgagttgagtttataccaaaaagttctactttggtttcatctgaccacatgacattctcccaatcctctgctgtatcatccatgtgctctctggcaaacttcagacgggcctggacatgcactggcttcagcagcggaacacgtctggcactgcgggatttgattccctgccgttgtagtgtgttactgatggtgacctttgttactttggtcccagctctctgcaggtcattcaccaggtccccccgtgtggttctgggatctttgctcaccgttctcatgatcattttgaccccacgggatgagatcttgcgtggagccccagatcgagggagattatcagtggtcttgtatgtcttccattttctgatgattgctcccacagttgattttttcacaccaagctgcttgcctattgtagattcactcttcccagtctggtgcaggtctacaatacttttcctggtgtccttcgaaagctctttggtcttggccatggcggaggttggagtctgactgtttgaggctgtggacaggtgtcttttatacagatgatgagttcaaacaggtgccattcatacaggtaacgagtgggggacagaaaagcttcttacagaagacgttacaggtctgtgagagccagagattttccttgtttgaggtgaccaaatacttattttccaccctgatttacgaataaattctttacaaatcctaccatgtggattcatggattttttttttcacattctgtctctcacagttgaagtgtacctctggtgcaaattactgacctctgtcatcattttaagtgggggaacttgcacaatcggtggctgactaaatacttttttgccccactgtacattttCCACTTGCCACTTTCTATAGTTTATGATTGAATTAAACAGTGCGACCAAATTCAACCTAATCTGTGCTTAAAGCCTAGTGCTTATGTGCAGATGTGCTTTTACTTTGTGCAGAAAGGAAATGATTGGATGACAAAAAGTTTCAATATGTAAACGCCCTTCTAAGCGTGCAGTCAGGCTTTTAGCAGTGGATCCTGTTGGTAAAAGACTCACAGTATGATTTCATAacagtttcatgttttcttttattgtatATAAATGTGTGAAATTCGTCATGAAACATATTTCTGAAAAATACTAATCCCATGACTCACGCTCTTCTTTAGGCTAATGACGTTCGCTCAAAAATACAGCATGATCTCCTGTTAGCCCAGAATAGGTTTAAAAACATGGAGCTGGCTGCTAAAAAAGAGAAGATATCAGCAGACCAAGAGCTACTGGCACTGAAGAATACTCTGGCAAAAAAACTGTGAGTATTCACTGAAACACACTAGAAACACATTAGAATAGATCTTCAATTAAGTCTTCATTTCAAAGTCACTTTTATTCTTGtagttttaacctttttcaTAGAATGTAATTATCTTTCtatgattttattattattttttttaatgtttattatgGGCGTCTGTCTGAgaagttgagaatactttatgGGATACCCCAGGGTTCTGTTTGGTCCTAAATGTTTTCTCCCAGGGCTATTTGCTGATGATACCAAACTTTCCagctaaatatttaaatgactataaataatatataaatatttaaaaaatatcttcGATTTGAGGCTAAAAGATCTTCAtctttgttttgtacatacataaaTTCTTTTCATGGGAAAATAATATTGATGTCCTGATACactaaaataattatataatactTATACACATATATAGAATCATATATAACTGATTTCTTTGAATGAGGGCATATTCCTAGACAaaatagtgttttattttttttccagggaAAGTTTAAATCAGTTGAAGATGATGGATGATGGTCTACATGATGAAATAAAGGATGCTGAAAAGACCATTGCTCTTGCAGAAGAGAAGTGTGCACTTATAACTCAGTGTATCCCTGAGATGATGGAGCTAGAGAAAACTGAAACCGACACAGTAAGTCACACAGTCCATATTTATACTAATTATTAGCACTTAGGAGTAATGATATTAATGTTTTTCCCCCTGTTGTTTGTTGAACCTTTTTTATAGATTGCACAGTTAAATGTTCAAATTGAGGGTGAAATACATACGAATAAGAAGTTACAAGAAAAACTAATTTCCCTGCAAGAAGATATTGCGAAAACTGTAAGTAGAAccacaaaaatgttacaaagtCACGAATACTCTGCAGATCTCCTCATCATTTAAGAGGCCCTATTGCTACCTATGTTTGTCACAATGGCTCACTTGGTAAGACTGTATGCAGTGTTAGCCACAGAATTATCTGCGTTGTCCCCAAACCCTAGCATAAAAAATGAATCTAAAAACTGAAATCAGtgaaagtggaagaaaatggacagtgcaaagtttaTAGTCTAAGAAGTTTGAAATCGGTTAAAATTCTGAGTTCCCCAAGCTTTTGAGGCTCTACCAGTAAGGAAGGTGCatgattttcctttttacagTATAAGCTAATATCACCAAACCTAAAAAAAAGCCACCAGCTCCTTTATAGCCATTCCTATAGAAGTTATGTGCATGTTTTTCCATAAATGTAATTATCCTTCAGAGTCAATGAGCAATGACTGTTACAGAGTGATACGTCTTATATATTCCCAGTagaaaagcaggaaaagcaGTTTCCTTTAACACATTCAGACAAACTCTTCCAGAATCTTTGTCGCTTTGTACTCTGCCATTAAAAATGAGTAGTgtgctcctttttttctctgtaattgAAACAAATATCAAGAACATTTCACTTAAAACCATGAGTATAAAATAAGTTTGCGTTAACACTGGTCCATGAAGTTCGTCTTTCCATGTTATCCACAGAAACTGAATGGGGAAGCAGAAGTCTCCCGCATAGAAGAACAACTTGAATCAAAACGCAAAACTTTTGCAGCTCTCCGTAAAGAAAACATGCAGTATGAACAGAGTGTGGAAAACTACAAGACAAAAATTTTGGAGAGGTACCATGGAAAAGCCAGAACATGCATCACCTTTTCATAAATATCATTACTGTGTACAGTAgtccttgtgtgtgtatgacgTTACTTCACTGGGTGATTTTTGTTAGCGAGAAAGCAGTGAAGCAGATGTGTGAGGAGAGGAAACAGATGCTCCAGAAAATCAGTGACAATGACGAGAAGTGGGAAAGGGCCGAGGAAGAAGTGACCCAAGTTGTATCCCGGCACAGTGTCATTCAGGCTGAGCTCGAAGAACAAGAGCAGCTAACCTtcgcagagaaagagagggccAGGGTCAGTGGCAACATATGTATAATGCTCATGGGTTACAGTGTAAAATGTGAGACCACATCCTCTTTGTATGCTCTTTCTGTGCTCTACAGACAGAGATTGAAAACCTGAGGAAAGACCTGACAGGTCAGAGGACTACCCTGGAACAACTTAAGGTATATTTATGAGGTGTTTCAGAAGTAAAGTTTAGTCAGTTTGATCGACTTTGTGCATTCCCATTTCCTGGTGTTGTTTACACCTGTTGAGGTCAGTGTGATGACATTCTGGCTTTCATGTTTCTATTCCATCAGACTCAGTGTGCAGATCTCGATGAGCAACTTAAACAACAGCAAAGGAAATCAATGCTGACGAATCAGCAACTTCAGAAAGAATTTGAAGATGCATCCTCAGTGACAAAAGCCCTGGAGACAAAAATGGAGGTAGCAGAATAACTTTATAATAGTTGAGGAACATTTCAAAAGTTTAAGCAGGTACATTTGTaactattctttttttaaaataggaaattaaaaaaatgatagaCAATTTGGAAAGGATTTCATGTGAACACAGGAAGACATTAATCAACCTTAAGAATGAGAAAGACCTCCAATGCGATCATCTGAAAGCTGCTCAGGTAAGAAGGACAAAGGTGCATGATGCAGGTTGCTAAGTCAGGTTTACTCTGTAAAGCTCATTGAGGCCAAAGCTAGTCATGGCTATGTATCAAAACATTCTCTTTCTTTCAACAAAATAGGGTTTAGACTTTTGTAAATTCATGCACCTCTTTGTTTACAGGATTTACACAGCGCTGCTGTACAGAAATATGATGACACTGTGGGAAGGATCAGTGaccttatgaataaaagtgAGGAATACCGGGATGCTTcagataaaatggaaaaaatagctGAAAACATCCCAGAAGTCATAGCAGAACTTCAGTAAGTTGTGCTAGGTGTAATAGCTTAGAGtgaggaaaggaagaaaaaaggctAATATACAACCTCCTTAGTACTTTGACTTAAATGCTCAAAAATTGTgccacctttaaaaaaaacaaacataattatTGCAATTATTTAGCTTTATGTGATTTGATGTGTTTGATTTCTCCTTCCAGGAGTGTTTTTGATGTGCTGGAGTTCAGAAACAAATCAGCTGCTCTCATTATGAGCACCTTGCAGTTTGATATTAATAACTGCCAACAACGAACACAGCGAtccatgcagacacacaccgCTCATGTTACAGcaagaaaaaagcaaatggAAGAcaccaaggtaaaaaaaaaaagaaaaaagaaaaatgtttttctcaatAACTCTCTGTTAATACATGACTTTTGTGTCAAATACTGTGAAATCAGAGACAAGCTGTAGAAAACATCTCATTGCTTATTTGTTTATGGATTAGTGTCAGCACATTGCTTGTCACAATACTTCCCTTaagatacagagaaaagagcTGTGTGCAATTAAAATTACAAGCCACGGTCAATCTCGTTTAAGTGCTTTTTCCGCAAATGACAACTCACTGTTGTTATAGTCTTTTGTCTGGACGAATTTGATGATGCATGTCGTGGTGAGATGcggtgttctttttttgttacctGTAGGCCAACATTTTCAAGAGCAGTTTGAATGTAAGCCCGCAGTTCACTACATCAAATAAGCATATAATCTGGACCTTGCTATATTtatgtctgaaaataaaatgtgactctGCTGTGCACAAAATGGCAAGCATTTGAACACTCCTTTGTAAGAGAAACCCCTATTTATTGTAAGGTTTTCATCTGCAGGATTATCAGCCCCAGCCAGAGCCTCTTTGCTGATGGGGGTTTCACATGGCTTATCTAATGTGAAATCGCCATGTGGTATATAGTTTCATTAAACGGTGATCAAGAATGCATTAGTTCAAAACAAGAAAAGGCAATGGAGCTTAAGCCGCCATGCATCCAAGTGCAGCAACTTTAAAGAAGTTGTTGGCGTGAGACAATTTAAGAATTAGAAGTCTTCCTCATAGACACAACTCCCATTAGCCAGATAAAAGTTAGTCATGCAAAAAAGGGTTTAGTCTTTTTCACTTGACAAAATAAGATGATATAACAACAATACTTCTCACTAAATAAAAAGATCAGAGACAAGACTGAGGTTCTAAGGAAATTGGTCACTAATCATTGGGACCAATATGAAACATGCATAATGTGTACAGTGGCAAAACATCACGGGGCGCGTGTGCATTCAGAAATCACAGTGCATGAAGCAGAATGATAGAAACCTTTATAAAtgagattttatttaaaaatatgtgacCCCATCTCCCCCCTGTTCTTCAGAAACCGATGCAGGTTAGTATAACTAAAAGCTGCTGGAAGCATATGTGGTTGTTTTTCAGTATGTGGTTGTTGCACACGCAGAGTACATCAAGCTGAAATAGGTTAACTGGTTAGAAATCTGTGGTGATCTCTATTCAaagcacactgcacacacatgGAAGGCACCTATTTTTTTGATTTGATCAGGGCTTGTCGTCTGTCGAGGATAAAGTAAACAATGCAAACTGCCGACGCTATCAGTTTCTTATGGGCAATGAAGTGTAATTTGTTCCATTTACACTTCACAACAGCATCAGATGGGCTTTGTCAGTGCTGCATGGAGTAATTAAACCTGAAATCAATAGCAGGCATTTGTCATGTTTACAGCCCCTCTTTCTGCTGGGTTAAACTCATCACTTTAGTGCTGTTCTGTTTTACTGCAGAGACACACTTCATTATGTCTGCAGGTAGAGTTGAGATATTCACACCCTTATCCAGTACTCAGGAAACattgttcaaatgaaaaaggGACATGCAGAGAGACGCATCCTCACTGTGATTTATTTGCTTGATTTCCCAGAAAAGCGTACGGCGCTGTATGGCCACTGTTTATGTCGCCTTATTTAACAACACAATTACAAACTGCCTATCGtactatatacacacacacacgaagcaGGTCAGTGGTGCAGCTTCTAAATGGTCAGCAGGGGCTTACTGTAcagcactcaaagtgctctatattATATCTTGCTtcactatatttatatataatctttttttctgtagagcTGTGAGAGTCTCTTAAACAAGAATCAGTGTAATTATTCAGTATCTATTTTGTATATGTAATGATGCTGCCAGTTCTCCTACAAGCAATCTGATGAACTAGCCCTACCGATACTTTGCATTTTTGTAAATTACTGTCAACAGTTGGAGGTGAAACACCATATTGGTGTCGGTGTTGATACCACCCTTATGAGTCAGTATAAGTATCACCCACTATGTAACTGCTAAAGTTTTATTGGTTAGTTTCACTATAATCTGTGGTTAAGTTGTTACATCAAAATAATTCCTGACTCCCACTGGAGTAAGGTATGCAGacttaagaaaacaaacaaacaaagaaactagTATTGGGCAAGTATCCAATACTGACACACTTAATCTGAATCAATGTTTTAGATGGCAAAATGTTGACGATGTAGTGCAGGTATGTCACAGTAGTTATAATACTGGTCTGCAGTATACTGTATGCTAATTTTGGGTGATTTTACATAGTTACTGTAAACACTTAATATTTGATCCTAAACTTATTTGCTCATGCTCTTTCAGGAAGCACTTAAAATTGCgctaaaggaaaacaaacagctggCAAGCCGGTATGAAGACCTTAGGAAGATTCTCATGGAGGCCAAACAGGAGTCTGTGTCTGCACTGAGTGAGAAAAACAGCGCACATAAATCTTTTCATTACTCCACACAGGTACATTTTATATAACCTTGCTATCTGTTCCCCTCCTTcttctgttattgttgtttcaTGACCTAAGACCTTTGCCTTATGttccttcatgttttatttggtgGTATTCTACTTTGCACCAGACACCACTTCTTTGCATATAGGCAGTCATTTTAAGGTTTTAGTTTGGCAACCAGTAAGGAGGTTACTGCAGCAGTCTAATAATGAGATAACTCGAGTGGAGGAGGATGATGGATGTGACATAATGTAATGATAGTTTTTCCAGCAAGGGGAGTAAAGCAAGAGGTTGATGGTACATGT includes:
- the ccdc178 gene encoding LOW QUALITY PROTEIN: coiled-coil domain-containing protein 178 (The sequence of the model RefSeq protein was modified relative to this genomic sequence to represent the inferred CDS: deleted 2 bases in 1 codon), translating into MPDVEPLRFPSREGRPSQQDQVDLQAVCSGRRRTCALLNSPSPWVNSIIYHIQEIKMTVENRCQQSGRYQSQAKYSKTLRFQSRDSDSDSVMSTDLYVEGFAICARESCPLSPLLKKINDVLSEVVYLIERLEADRQHAEEALLKEKKRKRFLESKVDSISLWRQKEHAYVVQKEHEACIRDITELKWQLKVEREELDQAREKLSHTEGLNQRLHKDISFAKKQVPIVKEKIDLQKDLVNEIDAKQAEANDVRSKIQHDLLLAQNRFKNMELAAKKEKISADQELLALKNTLAKKLESLNQLKMMDDGLHDEIKDAEKTIALAEEKCALITQCIPEMMELEKTETDTIAQLNVQIEGEIHTNKKLQEKLISLQEDIAKTKLNGEAEVSRIEEQLESKRKTFAALRKENMQYEQSVENYKTKILESEKAVKQMCEERKQMLQKISDNDEKWERAEEEVTQVVSRHSVIQAELEEQEQLTFAEKERARTEIENLRKDLTGQRTTLEQLKTQCADLDEQLKQQQRKSMLTNQQLQKEFEDASSVTKALETKMEEIKKMIDNLERISCEHRKTLINLKNEKDLQCDHLKAAQDLHSAAVQKYDDTVGRISDLMNKSEEYRDASDKMEKIAENIPEVIAELQSVFDVLEFRNKSAALIMSTLQFDINNCQQRTQRSMQTHTAHVTARKKQMEDTKEALKIALKENKQLASRYEDLRKILMEAKQESVSALSEKNSAHKSFHYSTQLSLLQKRMHKALVKYFKQRSLYSQAELDRCQALSQETDWKIKTAQEEMSEESELISAFLQSLTDDSTTADDAGVNKQANPDAAGSNE